The Flavobacterium marginilacus genome window below encodes:
- a CDS encoding alpha/beta hydrolase-fold protein: protein MKRFLSAVILISVLHYHTSWSQEAQGVTQDFKASSVNQPGKEFPQVNSQGRVRASIAAPNANKVQLDLGGVKYDMIKNAAGVWTGESAPQDEGFHYYQLNIDGASVPDPGTLYFYGAGRSGSGIEIPASDQDFYALKDVPHGLVSENIYFSKLTNSFRRCFVYTPAGYNENTKNRYPVLYLQHGSFEDETGWSVQGKANLILDNLIASNQAVPMIVVMDNGYAYKKEEGNTANMPAQPVSVFEEVVMTEVIPMIDSKFRTISDRGHRAIAGLSMGANQTMRIAMNNLDKFAYYGGFSGTSNYPSADEIDPAVFLGGKFNDAKAVNKQLKVLWLGLGTKEPNPFPGSIGAFRKMLDKQGIRYVFYESQDTAHEWLTWRRSLYQYAGLLFK, encoded by the coding sequence ATGAAAAGATTTTTAAGTGCAGTCATTTTAATTTCTGTTTTGCATTACCATACAAGCTGGAGTCAGGAAGCACAAGGCGTAACTCAGGATTTTAAGGCTTCATCAGTAAACCAGCCCGGAAAAGAATTTCCGCAGGTTAACTCTCAAGGGCGTGTACGTGCGAGTATTGCTGCTCCTAATGCAAATAAAGTGCAGCTGGATCTTGGAGGAGTGAAATATGATATGATAAAAAATGCTGCCGGAGTCTGGACAGGAGAATCTGCTCCGCAGGACGAAGGATTTCATTATTATCAGTTGAATATTGACGGAGCTTCTGTTCCAGATCCGGGAACATTATATTTTTATGGTGCAGGACGATCAGGCAGCGGAATTGAGATTCCAGCTTCGGATCAAGATTTTTATGCTCTGAAAGATGTTCCCCATGGTCTTGTTAGTGAAAATATTTATTTCTCAAAATTGACCAATTCGTTCAGACGCTGTTTTGTGTATACTCCAGCGGGTTACAATGAGAACACAAAAAACCGCTATCCGGTTCTTTATCTGCAGCATGGAAGTTTTGAGGATGAAACGGGCTGGTCAGTTCAGGGTAAAGCCAATTTGATTCTGGATAATTTAATTGCTTCCAATCAAGCGGTTCCTATGATTGTTGTTATGGATAATGGATATGCTTATAAAAAAGAAGAAGGAAATACAGCAAATATGCCTGCTCAGCCTGTGTCGGTTTTTGAAGAAGTGGTGATGACTGAGGTTATTCCAATGATTGATTCAAAGTTCCGAACTATTTCAGATCGCGGGCATAGGGCTATTGCGGGACTTTCGATGGGAGCCAATCAAACCATGAGAATTGCAATGAATAACTTGGATAAGTTTGCTTATTATGGCGGATTTAGCGGTACTTCAAATTATCCAAGTGCTGATGAAATTGATCCGGCAGTATTTTTAGGCGGAAAATTCAATGACGCAAAAGCAGTAAATAAACAGCTTAAAGTTTTATGGCTTGGACTTGGAACAAAGGAACCAAATCCTTTTCCCGGTTCAATAGGAGCTTTCAGGAAAATGCTTGATAAACAAGGTATTCGATATGTGTTTTATGAGTCTCAAGATACAGCTCATGAGTGGTTAACCTGGAGAAGATCTTTATATCAGTATGCCGGCTTATTGTTCAAGTAA